The Verrucomicrobium spinosum DSM 4136 = JCM 18804 genome includes a region encoding these proteins:
- a CDS encoding GntR family transcriptional regulator — protein sequence MSRKSSPPRPNLAHEVLSRLRTEIISGAFKPGEALAEPGLALRFGVSRGPVREAMIELERAGLVQFEPTGRTRVRTMGEKDIAEIIEARVALESMGARLAAIRWSGEHSRWVEQNLAAQEQAAGITDFRKLDADMHEYIMQCGGNRRLETLWQNIRWQFEMALASVDRLQGTQAAELHQFAIKGHRKVLDALAAREPGAAASMMSWHITSTLEWTTPGTADNLFQLPASSGSPLPRDWRTSAEPASGAAALMTAGSRKVARNQRNPRGE from the coding sequence ATGTCCCGGAAATCCTCGCCACCACGTCCCAATCTGGCCCACGAAGTTCTTTCCCGACTGCGAACTGAGATCATCTCTGGCGCTTTCAAGCCGGGGGAGGCGCTTGCAGAACCGGGGCTGGCATTGCGTTTCGGCGTGAGCCGCGGCCCGGTGCGGGAGGCCATGATCGAGCTGGAGCGCGCGGGGTTGGTCCAGTTCGAACCGACGGGGCGGACGCGTGTCCGCACCATGGGGGAGAAAGACATCGCGGAAATCATCGAGGCGCGGGTGGCACTGGAGTCGATGGGCGCCCGGCTGGCGGCGATCCGCTGGAGCGGCGAGCATTCCCGGTGGGTCGAACAAAACCTCGCGGCCCAGGAGCAGGCTGCGGGAATCACGGATTTCAGGAAACTGGACGCGGACATGCACGAATACATCATGCAGTGCGGCGGTAATCGACGTCTCGAGACGCTCTGGCAGAACATCCGCTGGCAGTTTGAGATGGCGCTGGCCTCCGTGGACCGGTTGCAGGGGACGCAGGCGGCGGAGCTGCACCAATTCGCCATTAAGGGGCATCGCAAGGTTCTGGACGCGCTGGCGGCACGGGAGCCCGGTGCGGCCGCGAGCATGATGTCCTGGCACATCACCAGTACGCTGGAGTGGACCACTCCAGGGACTGCGGACAATCTTTTCCAGCTTCCCGCCTCCTCGGGTTCGCCCTTGCCACGGGATTGGCGCACCTCAGCGGAGCCGGCGTCCGGAGCGGCGGCGCTCATGACAGCAGGTTCAAGGAAAGTAGCAAGGAATCAACGAAACCCACGTGGAGAATGA
- a CDS encoding PSD1 and planctomycete cytochrome C domain-containing protein produces the protein MNRLRLPCLWFFLAGTALPAFASDHASRAALTFFEKEVRPILANRCYDCHGEKKQKGGLRADHIEFLKVGGDSGPALVPGNPGASPLMEAVHHANVAFKMPPKEKLPDAEIAVLQKWIEMGAPWPEDAAKKVIVTEGGFTKEERDFWFFQPLAKTAPPQTEGNWARNDIDRFIAQKHKELKLTPAPEADRRELVRRLYFDLHGLPPTQAQWEAFVQSQDPLAYEKLVEDLLASPRYGERWAQHWLDLVRYAESDGYNVDFYRPSVWPYRDYVIQSLNDDKPYDQFVREQIAGDEIAPEDPNVVIATAFFRHPMYEYNLRDVRGQWDVILTDMTDTTGELFLGLSMGCARCHNHKFDPILQKDYYALRAFLTPVHWRDDLKLVAPEVKRAYDEQRGKWEAATAEVRSKIDALTKPHVDRAVERWRVSFPQDLQAMTLKPEENRNELEKQLAGLCERQLEYARSTANPAVALKTDEEKAQYQALQAELKRFDGLKPKPLLDAFVITDAGPQAPANILKTRKGEQEVAPGFLTIVDPKPPQITPTATSTGRRKALAEWITRPNNQLTTRVMVNRVWQYHFGKGIVGTASEFGKLGEPPTHPELLDHLAAQFVADGWRLKPLHRAILLSATYRQTARREPDEMMAKVDPSNRYLWRFHPRRLDAEEVRDALLSVSGELDAKAGGPAADGNGTRRSIYTTKKRNSPNELLRALDMPGGFASTAERLSTTTPTQALQLINGDWLSLRAGKLAARVDGVDDAWQTVLGRPPEPHERAAAEAFLKRRIEAASAAAPAVAARDDAGPMGFKGDTPHERLLVETDEREGDEFTVETVVNLRSIDPNAELRTLVSRWDGSKDKPESFGWSIDVTGVKSRYKPRHVLMQFVGYDANANIGYQVVASTLHMEIGRRYYLAARVSVPRRNVTFTLRDLETPGTPASSSVIPLDSLSKLSQGTSPIVLGGLSKRTLARQWDGQIEALRVAGGYLADEALSPDTRKWGEVIMRWRATDPPDPRITWSGSDTPDQNDPAGQAMNDLCLALLNSNEFFYLH, from the coding sequence ATGAACCGGCTGAGACTCCCCTGCCTCTGGTTTTTCCTGGCTGGCACCGCCCTTCCCGCGTTTGCCAGCGACCACGCGTCGCGGGCTGCGCTGACCTTTTTTGAGAAGGAAGTGAGGCCCATTCTCGCGAACCGCTGCTACGACTGCCACGGTGAAAAGAAGCAAAAAGGGGGTCTCCGTGCGGATCACATCGAATTCTTGAAAGTCGGCGGCGACAGCGGTCCGGCCCTGGTTCCAGGAAATCCAGGGGCGTCTCCGCTGATGGAGGCGGTGCACCACGCCAATGTGGCATTCAAGATGCCGCCCAAGGAAAAGTTGCCGGATGCGGAAATCGCGGTGTTGCAGAAGTGGATTGAAATGGGGGCACCCTGGCCCGAAGACGCCGCGAAGAAGGTCATCGTGACTGAGGGCGGCTTTACCAAGGAGGAGCGGGACTTCTGGTTTTTCCAGCCATTGGCAAAGACAGCCCCTCCGCAGACTGAGGGAAACTGGGCTCGCAATGATATTGACCGCTTCATCGCGCAAAAGCACAAGGAGCTGAAGCTAACCCCGGCACCGGAAGCGGACCGCCGCGAACTGGTGCGCCGGCTATATTTCGACCTGCACGGGCTGCCGCCCACCCAGGCGCAGTGGGAGGCGTTTGTGCAAAGTCAGGATCCGCTGGCATATGAAAAACTCGTGGAGGATCTGCTGGCCAGCCCGCGCTACGGCGAACGCTGGGCCCAGCACTGGCTGGATCTCGTGCGCTATGCGGAGAGTGACGGCTACAACGTGGATTTCTACCGCCCTTCAGTATGGCCGTATCGGGACTACGTCATCCAGTCTCTCAACGACGACAAGCCTTACGATCAGTTCGTGCGCGAACAGATCGCAGGCGATGAAATCGCTCCAGAGGACCCGAATGTGGTCATCGCAACGGCATTCTTCCGTCACCCCATGTATGAGTACAACCTGCGCGACGTGCGCGGGCAGTGGGACGTCATCCTTACTGACATGACGGATACCACGGGCGAGCTCTTCCTCGGCCTCAGCATGGGCTGCGCCCGCTGCCACAATCACAAATTCGACCCGATTCTGCAAAAGGACTATTACGCCCTGCGCGCCTTCCTCACACCGGTGCATTGGCGCGATGACCTGAAGCTGGTCGCGCCAGAGGTGAAACGGGCGTACGACGAGCAACGCGGGAAGTGGGAGGCGGCGACGGCGGAAGTCCGGTCGAAGATCGACGCCCTGACCAAGCCGCATGTGGACAGGGCCGTGGAACGCTGGCGGGTCAGCTTTCCCCAGGACCTGCAGGCCATGACGCTCAAGCCTGAGGAGAACCGCAACGAGCTGGAAAAGCAGCTCGCCGGGCTCTGCGAACGGCAGCTCGAGTACGCCCGCAGCACCGCCAATCCAGCAGTTGCGCTCAAGACGGACGAGGAAAAGGCCCAATACCAGGCGCTCCAGGCCGAGTTGAAGCGATTCGACGGGCTCAAACCCAAACCGCTGCTCGATGCTTTCGTGATCACGGATGCCGGACCGCAAGCTCCGGCGAACATCCTCAAAACGCGCAAAGGAGAGCAGGAAGTAGCGCCGGGCTTCCTCACGATCGTCGATCCCAAACCGCCGCAGATCACCCCGACCGCGACCTCCACCGGCCGCCGCAAGGCGCTGGCAGAGTGGATCACGCGCCCGAACAACCAGCTCACCACCCGGGTCATGGTGAACCGCGTCTGGCAGTATCATTTCGGTAAGGGGATCGTCGGTACCGCCAGTGAATTTGGCAAACTGGGGGAGCCGCCGACCCATCCGGAGCTGCTCGACCATCTGGCCGCCCAATTTGTGGCCGATGGCTGGCGCTTGAAGCCGCTCCATCGCGCGATTCTGCTCTCCGCGACCTATCGTCAAACCGCGCGTCGTGAGCCGGACGAGATGATGGCCAAGGTTGATCCATCGAACCGATACCTGTGGCGCTTTCATCCGCGCCGGCTTGATGCGGAGGAGGTGCGGGACGCCCTGCTTTCTGTGAGCGGCGAGCTGGATGCCAAGGCTGGCGGACCTGCCGCGGATGGCAACGGGACACGCCGCTCCATCTACACGACGAAAAAGCGCAACAGTCCCAATGAACTGCTGCGCGCCCTGGACATGCCTGGAGGCTTTGCGAGCACCGCAGAACGTCTCAGCACGACCACGCCCACCCAGGCTCTACAGCTGATCAACGGGGACTGGCTCTCCCTGCGTGCCGGTAAACTTGCGGCCCGAGTGGATGGGGTGGACGATGCCTGGCAGACGGTGTTGGGCCGTCCGCCCGAGCCGCACGAACGGGCTGCGGCGGAAGCGTTCTTAAAGAGGCGGATCGAAGCCGCCAGCGCCGCCGCCCCTGCCGTGGCAGCGAGAGACGATGCGGGCCCCATGGGCTTCAAGGGCGACACTCCGCATGAGCGACTGCTGGTGGAGACGGATGAGAGAGAGGGGGATGAGTTCACGGTCGAGACGGTGGTGAATCTTCGCAGCATCGATCCCAATGCCGAGTTGCGCACGCTGGTTTCCCGCTGGGATGGCAGCAAGGACAAGCCGGAGTCCTTTGGTTGGAGCATTGATGTGACGGGCGTCAAATCACGATACAAACCGCGGCACGTTCTCATGCAGTTCGTGGGGTATGATGCGAATGCGAACATCGGCTACCAGGTTGTGGCTTCCACGCTGCACATGGAGATCGGCCGCCGTTATTACCTCGCTGCCCGGGTTTCTGTGCCTCGTCGAAATGTCACCTTCACCCTGCGCGATCTCGAGACTCCCGGCACCCCCGCGTCTTCGAGCGTCATCCCGCTCGACAGCCTCTCCAAACTCAGCCAGGGCACTTCACCCATCGTGCTCGGTGGCCTGAGCAAGCGCACCCTGGCCCGCCAGTGGGATGGCCAGATCGAGGCGCTGCGCGTGGCGGGTGGTTACCTCGCAGATGAGGCGCTGAGCCCTGACACCAGGAAGTGGGGGGAGGTCATCATGCGCTGGCGCGCCACCGATCCTCCGGACCCGAGGATTACCTGGAGCGGCTCTGATACGCCGGACCAGAATGACCCTGCCGGTCAGGCCATGAACGACCTCTGTCTCGCGCTGCTGAACAGCAACGAATTTTTCTACCTGCACTAA
- a CDS encoding DUF1501 domain-containing protein, translated as MSCHRYDLPASRRHFLQTAGCGFGSVALAALLGEQAAAAPVRAPHRPAQAKNVIFLFMEGGPSHLDTFDYKPLLNKLAGQPLPASFGQPLTAAGEGKSPLLGCKRTWQQRGQGGLWISDWFTETARHADDLAVIRSCASSGINHAGGVCSMNTGSIFGGRPSLGAWASYGLGTDNQNLPAFVVIKDSEGTVVNGVRNWGSGFMPAVYQGVEFNSDGTPIKYLDNPKDVDRQRQRDRLDFLGELNRNFNATRTTNTELDARIRSFELAYQMQAEAPSAVDLSKESAATKKLYGMDQKETATFGRNCLLARRLVENGVRFVQLYSGAGSKWDSHKEIESNHTKLCHSVDKPIAGLLTDLKSRGLLEETLVIWGGEFGRTPMSEQGDGRDHNPTGFTMWMAGGGVKGGQTYGATDDLGLFAVEDRLHVHDLHATIMYLLGIDHTQLVYNHKGRPERIDQNEGHPYRKLLGDSAIV; from the coding sequence ATGTCCTGTCACCGTTACGATCTGCCCGCTTCCCGCCGCCACTTCCTTCAAACGGCCGGCTGCGGCTTCGGCTCAGTTGCCCTGGCGGCGCTCCTCGGCGAACAGGCTGCCGCTGCGCCTGTTCGAGCACCGCACCGGCCCGCGCAGGCCAAGAACGTCATCTTCCTCTTCATGGAAGGTGGCCCGAGCCATCTCGACACCTTCGACTACAAACCGCTGCTCAACAAGCTCGCCGGACAGCCGCTGCCTGCCAGCTTTGGCCAGCCGCTCACCGCCGCAGGGGAGGGGAAATCGCCGCTGCTAGGGTGCAAACGCACCTGGCAGCAGCGCGGACAAGGAGGACTGTGGATCAGCGACTGGTTCACGGAAACGGCGCGCCATGCAGATGATCTCGCCGTCATCCGGTCGTGCGCTTCCAGCGGCATCAACCACGCGGGCGGCGTGTGCTCCATGAACACCGGCTCCATCTTCGGCGGCCGGCCTTCACTCGGTGCCTGGGCTTCATACGGGCTCGGTACCGACAACCAGAACCTGCCCGCCTTCGTCGTCATCAAGGACAGTGAGGGCACGGTGGTAAACGGCGTGCGGAACTGGGGCAGCGGATTCATGCCCGCCGTCTATCAGGGCGTCGAATTCAACTCCGACGGCACCCCGATCAAGTACTTGGACAACCCCAAGGACGTGGACCGCCAGCGCCAGCGCGACCGGCTGGATTTCCTGGGTGAGCTCAACCGCAACTTCAACGCGACCCGCACGACCAACACTGAGCTCGACGCCCGTATTCGCAGCTTCGAACTCGCCTACCAGATGCAGGCCGAGGCGCCCAGTGCGGTCGATTTGAGCAAGGAAAGCGCGGCCACGAAAAAGCTCTACGGGATGGACCAGAAGGAAACCGCTACCTTCGGCCGCAACTGCCTGCTCGCACGACGCCTGGTGGAAAACGGGGTGCGATTTGTCCAGCTCTACAGCGGTGCAGGCAGCAAGTGGGACAGCCACAAGGAAATCGAAAGCAATCACACCAAGCTGTGCCACTCGGTGGACAAGCCCATCGCCGGTCTGCTCACGGATCTGAAATCACGCGGCCTGCTGGAGGAGACGCTCGTCATCTGGGGCGGCGAATTTGGCCGTACCCCGATGAGTGAGCAGGGGGACGGACGCGACCACAATCCGACGGGCTTCACCATGTGGATGGCTGGTGGCGGGGTGAAAGGCGGCCAGACCTACGGCGCGACGGACGACCTTGGACTTTTCGCCGTGGAAGACCGTCTGCATGTTCACGATCTCCACGCTACCATCATGTACCTGCTGGGAATCGATCACACCCAGCTCGTTTACAACCACAAGGGGCGGCCCGAGCGCATCGATCAAAACGAGGGGCACCCCTACCGCAAACTCCTTGGAGACTCCGCCATCGTCTGA
- a CDS encoding HpcH/HpaI aldolase family protein yields MDISLPEHGLQLGTWLQTGSSVIAELADASGFDWLLIDLEHGSGTEAAVLPQLQAIRRAAGIVRVGAPHPDLIGRVLDWGAAGVMVPHVSTVEKAELCVRAMRYPPLGDRGLAYMSRSHGYGMNQQTEETAPLFFAQIETIEAVENARAIAALDGVDVLFVGPADLRRNIQAYPQRATRDYTACLQEVAAAAQAAGKSCGLLLGHSDDALEFQALGFTHLAIETDITLLREGYRRALQPLRVNGAGKARLNGSPGLPAVRARNGAEVKCP; encoded by the coding sequence ATGGATATCTCCCTCCCTGAACATGGTCTGCAGCTCGGCACCTGGTTGCAGACCGGGTCTTCCGTCATTGCTGAACTTGCGGATGCCAGTGGATTCGACTGGCTGCTCATCGACCTTGAGCATGGCAGTGGCACTGAGGCAGCGGTGCTCCCGCAACTCCAGGCGATCCGTCGCGCTGCGGGCATCGTCCGAGTGGGTGCCCCGCATCCAGACCTCATAGGGCGGGTGCTGGACTGGGGGGCTGCGGGCGTCATGGTGCCGCATGTTTCCACCGTGGAAAAGGCCGAGCTCTGTGTACGTGCCATGCGTTACCCTCCTCTGGGGGACCGCGGTCTCGCCTACATGTCGCGCTCTCATGGTTACGGCATGAATCAACAGACTGAAGAAACAGCCCCGCTTTTCTTCGCCCAGATCGAGACGATCGAAGCCGTGGAAAACGCACGTGCCATCGCGGCGCTGGATGGGGTAGATGTTCTCTTTGTGGGTCCGGCCGATCTGCGGCGCAATATCCAGGCCTATCCGCAGCGCGCCACCCGGGACTACACGGCCTGCCTGCAGGAAGTCGCGGCTGCGGCCCAGGCTGCGGGGAAATCCTGCGGCCTCCTCCTTGGTCATTCAGACGACGCCCTCGAGTTCCAGGCCCTCGGCTTTACCCATCTGGCAATCGAAACCGACATCACTCTCCTGCGCGAAGGCTACCGCCGTGCCTTGCAACCCCTGCGCGTGAACGGAGCTGGCAAGGCTCGCTTGAATGGATCGCCCGGTCTGCCAGCCGTCAGGGCGCGCAATGGAGCAGAAGTGAAATGCCCATGA
- a CDS encoding GntR family transcriptional regulator, with the protein MNTDPATPRRNLASEIASLLRGDIISGTLKPGEALAEPVLAKRFGVSRAPVREAFIELERAGLVQFENTGRTRVRTLEESDVVEIIEARIALESMGARLAALKWKKKDTRWIESSIANQEKAASSVEFSKLDIAMHEYIMKCAGNKRLVVLWEYVRWQFEMALTHIHRMQGKHAYDLRRFTVTGHWNVLESLESGEPEAAAKIMTRHITGSLEWSIPSTPEEPFVLPPSTTKVKNPPSSSLISSKRPSARRARTSRPPASE; encoded by the coding sequence ATGAATACCGACCCCGCCACCCCTCGCCGAAATTTGGCCAGCGAGATCGCCTCACTGCTGCGGGGTGATATCATCTCCGGCACTTTGAAGCCTGGCGAAGCACTGGCAGAGCCGGTTTTGGCGAAGCGGTTTGGTGTAAGCCGAGCGCCCGTCAGGGAGGCGTTCATCGAATTGGAGCGCGCTGGGTTGGTTCAGTTTGAGAACACTGGGAGGACCCGCGTGCGCACCCTCGAGGAGAGCGATGTCGTCGAAATCATTGAAGCGCGAATCGCATTGGAAAGCATGGGGGCGCGGCTTGCGGCGCTGAAATGGAAGAAAAAGGATACCCGCTGGATTGAGAGCAGCATCGCAAACCAGGAGAAGGCCGCTTCTTCGGTGGAGTTCAGCAAGCTGGATATCGCCATGCATGAGTACATCATGAAATGCGCCGGGAACAAGAGGCTGGTGGTGTTGTGGGAGTATGTCCGCTGGCAGTTTGAGATGGCGTTGACCCACATCCACCGTATGCAGGGGAAGCACGCCTACGATTTGAGGCGATTCACAGTGACCGGGCATTGGAATGTCTTGGAATCCCTCGAGTCAGGGGAGCCTGAGGCCGCAGCAAAAATAATGACCCGGCACATCACGGGGTCGTTGGAGTGGTCAATTCCTTCAACCCCGGAAGAACCCTTCGTGTTGCCGCCTTCAACAACCAAGGTCAAAAACCCACCATCATCCAGCCTGATCTCGTCGAAGCGACCTTCGGCACGCCGTGCCCGGACGTCGCGCCCCCCTGCCAGCGAGTGA
- a CDS encoding PEP-CTERM sorting domain-containing protein (PEP-CTERM proteins occur, often in large numbers, in the proteomes of bacteria that also encode an exosortase, a predicted intramembrane cysteine proteinase. The presence of a PEP-CTERM domain at a protein's C-terminus predicts cleavage within the sorting domain, followed by covalent anchoring to some some component of the (usually Gram-negative) cell surface. Many PEP-CTERM proteins exhibit an unusual sequence composition that includes large numbers of potential glycosylation sites. Expression of one such protein has been shown restore the ability of a bacterium to form floc, a type of biofilm.), which produces MNSTLRQVPRHQAPLGTPASGRRLPAPRFLSGALAVFCLGADLSAAVTLSVSSTYDENTRAANTIDGEAPGNSIALGTFKTAVGAAHAAGTGGVINFDMPNGSNADAKGNSDTNNSGSKTLISVGYGGTKSFAINTSLAYDMHVFTSLAAVSGNSGASGTSKGIAIASGMPDNSAVASSWTLNFGEITGGLPGEAITSMGFVLLSRDFAGTTGDLPVTVEWFLNGGTTASYSVTDQVKDEKWVDGVTTGDDTFFSYSAPVGSYISGFKMTYGGTIDTDRRLGIDDIGFTTSVVPEPSRALLVAVAMTGLMLRRRRWICPAPHAAEATSFTLVFTPS; this is translated from the coding sequence GTGAACTCGACCCTCAGGCAGGTGCCCCGTCACCAGGCACCCTTGGGCACACCGGCGTCTGGAAGACGACTGCCAGCCCCCCGTTTTCTGAGTGGGGCCTTGGCCGTGTTTTGTCTTGGCGCTGATCTTAGCGCAGCTGTCACGCTGAGCGTCAGTAGTACATACGATGAAAACACGAGAGCCGCCAACACCATTGACGGAGAGGCTCCAGGAAATTCGATTGCGCTTGGCACATTCAAGACCGCTGTGGGCGCCGCCCATGCTGCCGGGACCGGCGGAGTCATCAACTTTGACATGCCAAATGGTTCCAACGCGGATGCGAAAGGAAACTCGGACACCAACAACTCAGGCTCAAAAACCCTGATAAGCGTCGGGTATGGCGGCACGAAGAGCTTTGCCATCAACACCAGTCTGGCTTACGACATGCATGTCTTCACATCGTTGGCCGCAGTTTCAGGAAACTCGGGCGCGAGCGGCACCTCCAAGGGGATCGCCATCGCGAGCGGCATGCCAGACAACTCGGCGGTGGCCTCAAGCTGGACGTTGAATTTTGGAGAAATCACCGGCGGCCTGCCCGGCGAAGCCATCACCTCCATGGGCTTTGTTTTGCTTTCCCGGGATTTTGCCGGCACCACCGGCGACCTTCCCGTGACAGTGGAATGGTTCCTCAACGGTGGGACGACGGCATCCTACTCAGTGACAGATCAGGTCAAAGATGAGAAATGGGTGGACGGTGTCACGACCGGTGACGACACGTTCTTTTCATACTCGGCTCCCGTTGGCAGTTACATCAGTGGTTTTAAGATGACCTATGGTGGAACCATTGATACGGATCGCCGGCTCGGCATCGACGACATCGGCTTCACCACCTCTGTGGTCCCGGAGCCCTCGCGTGCCCTGCTTGTGGCCGTCGCGATGACGGGGTTGATGCTTCGCCGGCGTCGTTGGATCTGCCCCGCTCCCCATGCTGCTGAGGCGACTTCATTCACTCTTGTCTTCACCCCTTCATGA
- a CDS encoding pilus assembly FimT family protein — translation MNPFLSPRCRRIPRTLRGYTLLEILVVLSVMLVIVGISFSSLTGTMSSLALTHAGNKLTQICDAARQRAMSANVLTAVVAVTNLGTHNDGRAICILECPPGGPWRQTGEWEFLPDGITLDVSASSDNLNTFVANSPEVFPFNQGRKEAPVGIGEYKALPAGTYAARIFLPTGSLKNPSAPAKMQIVEGSTTDGKTAYAVTTGGEVPANYYRVTLLGATGGTKVERP, via the coding sequence ATGAACCCGTTCCTTTCCCCGCGTTGTCGGCGCATTCCCCGCACCCTTCGGGGATACACCCTCCTGGAAATCCTCGTGGTGCTGTCCGTCATGCTGGTCATTGTCGGCATCTCCTTCAGCAGCCTGACGGGTACGATGAGCAGCCTGGCACTTACCCACGCGGGCAACAAGCTGACACAGATCTGTGACGCCGCCCGCCAGCGGGCCATGAGTGCCAATGTCCTCACTGCGGTGGTGGCGGTGACGAACCTGGGCACGCACAATGATGGTCGTGCGATTTGCATTTTGGAGTGCCCGCCGGGCGGTCCATGGAGGCAGACGGGCGAGTGGGAGTTCCTGCCAGATGGAATCACTCTGGACGTCTCGGCGTCATCGGACAACCTGAACACCTTTGTGGCCAACTCGCCGGAGGTATTTCCCTTTAACCAAGGCAGAAAGGAGGCCCCGGTAGGTATCGGCGAGTACAAGGCACTTCCTGCAGGGACTTATGCTGCCAGGATCTTCCTCCCCACGGGGAGCTTGAAGAACCCGAGCGCTCCCGCAAAGATGCAGATCGTTGAAGGGAGTACCACAGATGGGAAGACTGCCTACGCGGTGACCACGGGTGGTGAGGTGCCTGCGAACTATTACCGGGTCACCCTGCTGGGAGCCACAGGAGGGACCAAAGTGGAAAGGCCATGA
- a CDS encoding prepilin-type N-terminal cleavage/methylation domain-containing protein yields MKRGCRRGHHRGFSLVEVALALAVAGLAVMSVVGLMPMLLESERKNTATSVFPAMCSQVVGKLRMEPYPLLVPASARFMYFTDQGVPTTAGKSAVYVCEVTHRTLPTEMTRPGGASPPEPGPHCHIVQMKFRWPAGAPGGEIRVFHTTLAHD; encoded by the coding sequence ATGAAAAGGGGTTGCCGCAGAGGACACCACCGTGGCTTCAGCCTGGTCGAGGTTGCCCTTGCCTTGGCAGTAGCAGGTCTGGCGGTCATGTCCGTGGTCGGGCTGATGCCGATGTTGCTGGAATCTGAAAGGAAGAACACTGCCACCAGTGTATTCCCGGCCATGTGCTCACAGGTGGTGGGGAAGCTGCGAATGGAGCCCTACCCTTTGCTCGTGCCAGCCAGCGCCCGGTTCATGTACTTTACGGATCAGGGCGTGCCCACCACTGCTGGAAAGTCCGCCGTTTACGTGTGCGAGGTGACTCATAGAACCCTGCCGACGGAGATGACGAGACCTGGCGGCGCAAGCCCTCCTGAACCTGGGCCGCACTGCCACATCGTCCAGATGAAATTCCGCTGGCCGGCGGGTGCCCCCGGAGGAGAAATCCGCGTATTTCACACCACTCTGGCTCATGATTGA
- a CDS encoding PulJ/GspJ family protein: protein MIEKTPVRSSRGFTLVEVLVSSAVLGMLLLSLAQVASTVADTWNSGQSRVERRQQGRAIVDFLGRELRSAALPAHRVVQSDRADLQFILNPPSLGRDLMNPHALFWQAPVATNTEQGALAQVGYFVRWTGNKPCLCRLFVNPGSSDYQVYDSTQIGSWMNAGIANVATPTAENGWAGLFAENVLGFWVRCLDGNGSVIQQPDAALYDSRVSYTSTAEGASTSYPAPVLPFSVEISIVTVDSRTASHIDSDVKSAIMALVAEPGTINAAAFVSALSDRAAAQKKLVPILRAAVPHQIQVYMENAP, encoded by the coding sequence ATGATTGAGAAAACCCCCGTCAGATCTTCGAGAGGATTCACCCTGGTGGAAGTGCTGGTCTCGTCCGCCGTCCTGGGAATGCTGCTGCTCTCCCTTGCACAGGTGGCCAGTACCGTTGCAGATACCTGGAACTCTGGTCAAAGTCGCGTCGAGCGTCGTCAGCAGGGGCGTGCCATTGTGGATTTCCTGGGGCGCGAACTTCGCTCCGCAGCACTTCCGGCCCACCGGGTTGTACAGAGTGACAGGGCGGATCTGCAGTTCATCCTGAATCCGCCGTCGCTTGGTCGGGACCTGATGAATCCCCATGCACTCTTCTGGCAGGCCCCCGTCGCAACCAACACCGAGCAGGGAGCGCTGGCACAGGTGGGCTATTTTGTCCGATGGACTGGGAACAAGCCCTGCCTTTGTCGCCTATTTGTGAATCCTGGCAGCAGTGACTACCAGGTGTATGATTCGACCCAAATTGGCTCATGGATGAATGCCGGGATCGCCAACGTCGCAACACCGACGGCGGAGAACGGATGGGCCGGACTCTTCGCAGAGAATGTGCTCGGTTTCTGGGTGCGATGCCTGGATGGAAATGGCTCAGTCATCCAGCAGCCAGACGCGGCGCTCTATGATTCCAGAGTTTCCTATACCAGCACTGCCGAGGGTGCTTCCACTTCCTACCCGGCTCCGGTTCTCCCTTTCAGTGTGGAGATTTCCATCGTCACTGTGGACTCGCGTACAGCTTCACACATCGATTCGGATGTGAAGTCTGCCATCATGGCGCTCGTTGCTGAACCGGGCACAATCAATGCCGCAGCGTTTGTCAGCGCGCTGTCTGACAGGGCGGCTGCTCAGAAGAAGCTCGTCCCCATACTGCGCGCTGCCGTGCCTCATCAAATCCAAGTGTATATGGAAAATGCGCCATGA